A stretch of DNA from Pyramidobacter porci:
CTGTTCGCGACTCCGGCCCATGCGGCGCCTTTCAACCTGTCCAGTCTCGACGGCATCGAGGCGGGACTCAACAGCATCGCGGACGGCACTCCGGATATCAACATGTCGGCCGCCGAGATCGACAGGCTCCGCAAGGAGGAAAAGAAACGGCAGCAGGAAATGGAGGCCAAACATCCCCAGGCCCGAAAAGACCGGATAAAAGCAGAAATGGCGGACGCCCGGCTGGACGCAGCCATTTCTGGTACTCTTGGCTACGTTGCCAGAGCCGGCGAGGTGGCTGCGGCCGGAACCGCTGCTGTCGCAGGCGCCGCTCTTTTCTTCCTCAGTTTCCCGGCTGCGGGGCTCGCAGCGTCTGGAAGCGCGGCTGCTGGACTCTTTACCTCTACCATTGGGGTGGTTGGGAGTGGGTTAGCGGCGGGTGATTCGATTCTGGGTTTTGTCGATGTCGCGACTGATAAAAATCGCAGCACTGAACGGAAGGATTTTAAAAAGATAACCGTGGCAGTCAATGCCGTAAACGTGATCCAAGGAGCGGTAACCATATCCTCGAAGACCGAGGCGATAAAAGCAGTCGTCGATGGTATAGGCTGGGTGCAAAGTTATGAGGATATGCTTGACGCTTGTGAGGATCCCAAGGCCCCCGGGCGCAAAGGGGCAAAAGCCGTCAAGCGCGCCGCGGAATCCGCCAGCGACGCGAAGCGGGAAAACAAGGACAACGGCGGCCACGACGGCTGCGGCCACTGACCGGCCAGCGGCGGCTCCCGCCGCGGCGTTGCGTGGCGGCGGCCGGGTCTAAGCGATCTCCTGTGCTGAAATAATCGGCGTGGGGCGCCGCGCGCAAAAAGTTCCGCCGCCGGTTTCGGGGCGAAGCCGCGCGGGCGCCGCCGCTTCGATCTTGCCCTCCGACGCTTTCGGCGCGACGCGGTTCTTTTGGCGCCGGGCGAACGTGCCGTTGTGCGGTATTTTTTTTATTTTTCCATAACGTTGCGCCTCCATGGGCGCTCCAAAGCGGGCCTGCGCGCTTCCACGGGCCCGCTTTCCTTTTGCGGGCAGCCCCGGAGCGTTTCGCGCGCTTTAGCTGGCGGAGCTTATGAGCGGCGTGATCGAGAACGACGACAAACGCAAATTCCGGACCTTGCAAATGAAGTGAAAACACATTAAAATTAAACGTCATGGCTGTCTGCATTTGCGGCAGAGAAACAGATTCTCGGGAGGTTACGTGATACATGGCCGATATTGTCGATACAAGTAAGTTTTACCCTGGCATGAAATTGAAATGGCAGGACGGTTTGTGGGAAGTGGTGGACTGTCAGCATCACATGAAGGGGCGCGGCGGCGCCGTGCTCAAGTGCAAACTGCGCAACCTCGATACGGGCAGCATTTCCGAAAACAGCTTTGTGTCCGGCAACGATAAATTCGAACGCATCGTCTTTGACGAGAAACCCGCTCAATACAGCTACAAAGACGGCGATCACTACGTCTTCATGGATATGGAAAGTTACGAGGAAGTTTATCTGACCAAGGAGGCTCTTGGTCCGGCGCTCAATTATCTGACGGACAATCTCGAGGTCAGTCTCGACATGTACGAGGGCAAGGTCATGGGGATCACGCTGCCCAACAGCGTGGTGCTGAAGATCGTCGACACGCAGCCCAACTTCAAGGGCGACACGGCCGCCGGCGGCGGCAAACCGGCCACGATGGAGACCGGCCTGGTCATCACGGTGCCGATGTTCGTCATGAACGGCGAGAGCGTCGTCGTCGATACACGGACCGGCGAATACGTTGAACGAGTGAAAAAATAATCGAATTGTTCCACGTGGAACATTGTAAATTGTAATTGAAGAGGAAACTGCGTCTTTCAGCCTGTACGGAAAGACTGTTTCGGACCTTGTTTTTCATAAAGGAGAGATCGGCAATGAGCGCACGTGAAAAGATTGCCTACATTAAAGGACTTCTCGACGCCGGCAAGCCGGAAGACAAGCTCGCGCTTTCTCTCTTTAATGCCGTTGTCGACGCGCTGGATGCGTTGGCGGACGAGAACGACGCGCTGAAAAAGCAGCTGGAGGAGCAGCAGAGCGCGGCTGACGACCTCTATTCGATCTGCGGCGAGCTCGACGCCGATCTGTCCGACGTCGAATCGCGCCTGGGAATCGACGAAGAACTCGACGAAGACGAAGCGCCTCTTGAAGACGATTACACGGAAGTCGCCTGCCCGTCCTGCGGCCTGCATTTTTACTGTCAGACTTCCATGCTTTCCCCTGACGATCACTGCGTTGAGTGTCCAGACTGCGGGGAAAAGGTCAGCGTGGATTTAGAGGCGGAGGATCATGACGCCGATTGACGAGCTGGATCAGACGTCCGAGCCGCTCTACAAATCCGATTTCGACCTGGAACGCGCCGTAGAGGAAGCTCGCGAGGAGGATCCGAAATCAACCGACGGCCTGCTTCACATCTCTGAAGACGTCGTTCAGGAAATCGCCCGTCGGGCGCTGGCGCGAGTTTCCTCGGTGGTGCCGGGAAACGCCGGCATGTCGGTGCTGGGACTGGGACGAAAAAATCCCGAGGGCGTGCGCGTTTCGCTCGAAGAAGGGACGCAGTCGCAGATCTCCGTCGACGCTTACGTTCTCGTTCGCTACGGACTTCGTATTCCCGATGTGGCCTGGGATTTGCAGGAATTCCTGAAAAAGGAGCTGGAAACCTCGACCGGCTATGAAGTCAAAGCCGTGAACATTTTTGTTCAG
This window harbors:
- a CDS encoding Asp23/Gls24 family envelope stress response protein; the protein is MTPIDELDQTSEPLYKSDFDLERAVEEAREEDPKSTDGLLHISEDVVQEIARRALARVSSVVPGNAGMSVLGLGRKNPEGVRVSLEEGTQSQISVDAYVLVRYGLRIPDVAWDLQEFLKKELETSTGYEVKAVNIFVQGVYFGEQAPKEEQGTEETGAKAAVTTAGE
- a CDS encoding CD1247 N-terminal domain-containing protein, whose protein sequence is MSAREKIAYIKGLLDAGKPEDKLALSLFNAVVDALDALADENDALKKQLEEQQSAADDLYSICGELDADLSDVESRLGIDEELDEDEAPLEDDYTEVACPSCGLHFYCQTSMLSPDDHCVECPDCGEKVSVDLEAEDHDAD
- the efp gene encoding elongation factor P, with protein sequence MADIVDTSKFYPGMKLKWQDGLWEVVDCQHHMKGRGGAVLKCKLRNLDTGSISENSFVSGNDKFERIVFDEKPAQYSYKDGDHYVFMDMESYEEVYLTKEALGPALNYLTDNLEVSLDMYEGKVMGITLPNSVVLKIVDTQPNFKGDTAAGGGKPATMETGLVITVPMFVMNGESVVVDTRTGEYVERVKK